One genomic window of Candidatus Thermoplasmatota archaeon includes the following:
- a CDS encoding ABC transporter permease, with amino-acid sequence MNVKIIALDFFYNIKSWSRSRGTVFWSLLFPIMLILLFGAIFSGFGDNKYTLYVQDLDNTEVSQSFITILHNTNVIRIENVTTNTTITEYIKDHNIKNLIVIPKGYGTAVRQSYTDPSVTIALQYYFDPSEQQTTQIIRSVISNILFELNMQISQGRTIIRLTEESTVTENFGFIDFFIPGMIGFTIMQQCIYGSIERNTKYRKDGILRKLLTTPITRSEWIIAKMLFMLFLAFLSTTVAITVGVLAYNIKVYITIYTIIIIVATSFLFSGIGMIIGRFVKEEETADMAAGAISFPMMFLAGTFFAVESMPPIIQTIAHVLPLFYVNEGLRNAMIYLNYDLALTYTAIVLVFAIIFFVAGVLLTKWKED; translated from the coding sequence ATGAATGTGAAAATCATTGCCCTTGATTTTTTCTACAACATCAAAAGCTGGTCGCGAAGTCGCGGAACCGTATTCTGGTCACTGCTCTTTCCCATCATGCTTATCCTCCTGTTTGGTGCTATTTTTTCAGGATTTGGTGACAACAAATATACTCTGTATGTTCAAGATTTAGATAACACTGAAGTATCACAAAGTTTCATTACCATTCTTCATAACACCAACGTTATCCGTATCGAAAATGTAACAACGAACACTACGATTACTGAATACATCAAAGATCATAATATTAAAAATCTCATCGTCATCCCAAAAGGATATGGGACAGCGGTTCGTCAATCATATACTGATCCATCGGTTACGATTGCGTTACAGTACTACTTTGATCCCTCAGAACAACAAACCACACAGATTATTCGCAGTGTAATTTCAAATATACTTTTTGAACTGAACATGCAGATTTCACAGGGGAGAACAATTATCAGGTTAACTGAAGAAAGTACGGTAACTGAAAACTTTGGATTCATTGACTTTTTTATTCCAGGGATGATTGGTTTTACCATCATGCAACAGTGTATCTATGGTAGCATCGAACGAAATACAAAATATCGAAAAGATGGTATTCTAAGAAAGCTTCTAACTACACCTATTACCAGGTCAGAGTGGATAATTGCAAAAATGCTGTTCATGTTGTTCCTTGCATTTCTTTCAACGACGGTTGCCATCACGGTCGGTGTGCTTGCGTATAACATCAAAGTATACATCACCATCTATACGATTATTATTATTGTTGCGACAAGTTTTCTCTTCTCAGGCATAGGTATGATCATCGGCAGGTTTGTCAAAGAGGAGGAAACTGCTGATATGGCTGCTGGTGCAATCAGCTTTCCGATGATGTTTCTTGCTGGGACTTTTTTTGCTGTCGAATCTATGCCGCCAATTATACAAACTATTGCTCATGTACTCCCGCTGTTTTATGTTAATGAAGGTTTGAGAAATGCTATGATCTATTTGAACTATGATCTTGCTCTCACCTATACTGCAATTGTTCTTGTTTTTGCAATCATTTTCTTCGTTGCCGGTGTTTTGCTGACCAAATGGAAAGAAGATTAA